The Planctomicrobium piriforme DNA window ATGAGGGGTCAGGCATTATCCAGCAATCGATGTGAGCCGCGCAGCCGTGCGAGGCTGGAGTTCCAACAATCCACGCTGAGCACTCTCTCGCCTTTCCGCACGTCGTACCAATCAGTTCAGGCAGGGCTAACGGCTTCAACTCAGAATCGCATGAATCGGCTCCGCCCCTTCGACGCCGACCAGTTTCTGGTCCAGGCCGCCGTAAAAGTAGCTCAGGCGGTTGGGGTCGAGGCCCATCTGGTGCAGGACGGTGGCGTGCATGTCTTTCACCTTGAGCTTGTTTTCGACCGCTTTTGCTCCCAGTTCGTCGGTGACGCCGTAGCTGGTTCCCCCCTTCACTCCGCCGCCGGCCAGCCAGGTGGTGAAGCCGTAGGCGTTGTGGTCGCGACCGGTTCCCTTGGCGTACTCGGCGGTCGGCTGGCGTCCGAATTCGCCCCCCCAAACGATCAGCGTCGAATCCAACAGGCCCCGGTTCTTCAGGTCGGTCAAAAGGCCGGCAATGGGGCGATCAGTCTCGGCGGCATGCAGATTATGGTTCGCCTCCATCTCGGTGTGGGCGTCCCAGTTGGCGTCATTATGGTTGCCGCCTGAGTAAATCTGAATGAAGCGGACTCCCCGTTCCACCAAACGTCGGGCGAGCAGGCACTGCCGACCAAACGTTGCTGAGGTCGGATTATCGAGCCCGTAGAGGTTTTGCGTCGCTTCAGTTTCCTGTGACAGGTCGACCGCTTCCGGGGCATGGGCCTGCATGCTGAAGGCGAGCTCGTAGCTGGCAATTCTGGCGGCGAGGTTCGAATTGTCGCTGCGGGGGGCGAGGTGCAGCTCGTTGTATTCACGAAGGGAGTCGAGCATTTTTCGCTGTGCGGCGGTGGAGATGTCTTGGGGCGGCTTGAGATCGAGAATCGGATCTCCCTTCGACCGCATGACTGTCGCCTGGTACGAGGCAGGCATGTACCCGGAACTCCAGTTCTTCGCGCCGGAGATCGGTCCTCCCTTGGGATCGAGCATCACCACGAAGCCAGGCAGGTTCTGGTTTTCGGTCCCGAGGCCGTAGTTGACCCAGGAACCCAGGCAGGGGCTGCCGCTGAGCACTTTGCCCGAATTCATCATCAGCATGGCCGAGCCGTGAATCGGGCTGTCGGCGGTCATCGAATGCAGAAACGAGATGTCGTCGACGTGCTGTGCGATGTTGGGGAACAGATCGCTGACGTATTTTCCGCACTCGCCGTACTGCTTGAACTTCCAGCGGGGCTCGATGAGCCGACCCTGATTCTTATGCCCTCCCCGACCGAACGTTTTGACTTCAATTGACTGATTGTCGCGGCCGTACATCTCCGGCTTGTAGTCGAAGGTGTCGATATGGCTCGGCCCGCCGTACATGAACAGAAAAATGACCGCTTTGGCTTTGGGCTCGAAATGCGGGTCTTTCGGAGCGAGCGGATTGACGAACGGCGTGACGCCGTCGGCGGCTCTGGTCTGCCGCGCGAAGAAATCGTCTCCCAGCATGCCGGCCAGCGCCGCGCCGCCGAAGCCACAACCGGTCTGCCACAGGAATTCGCGACGGGTACGTCCGCAGAAACTTGGAGGGCTGGCAGGAGAAACAGGCATGAGAGCGGCCTTCTGGGGGCGAGGTCGGCGAACGGGCAGGCGCAGACACCGTCATTTATCCGGCATTCTCACAGCGAATTCAAGCAGGATCGACAGTCGCGGGCATGGCGGCACGCAGCGGCGGAATGGTCGAGAGGCGTTCCAGCCGTTAAAGTTCGGTCAAGCGTGAGCACTACCAAGAAGGATCGCCGCCGCCATGACGCAGACTGCCGCACAGAAGTACTCGATCACCTGGGATCTCGATTCACTTTATCCTCGACCGGATTCGGTCGAATTCAAGGTGCTGATCGACGGCTTCAAGGAAGACCTCAAGCAGTTGGCCGCGGTTTCCGAAACGCTCCCTGCCCCTTCCAAGAGTTCAGCCAAGGTTTGGGGAGATTTCCTGGAACAGGTGGAAAAACTGTTCGCGTACTCCTGTGATCTCGGCGCGTTCGTCGGCTGTCATACGGCTGCGGATACCGAAAACAAAGCCATTCAGCAGATCGAGGGCGTGCTGGCGGCCACTGGGCCAGAGCGGAATCAGGTCTTCACCAACCTGGAACTCGCGCTCCGCGAAATCTCAGACGAGCAGCTCAAGGAATTCGCCGCCGCCGATCCCCGACTCAAGTCGCTGCTGTTCTTCCTGCAGGACTCGCGGGCGAACGCCCAGTTCCGGCTCCCGAAAGACCTCGAAATGCTCTCGGCCGAACTGGGAGTCGACGGCATTCACGCCTGGGGTCGACTGTTCGACCG harbors:
- a CDS encoding DUF1501 domain-containing protein, translated to MPVSPASPPSFCGRTRREFLWQTGCGFGGAALAGMLGDDFFARQTRAADGVTPFVNPLAPKDPHFEPKAKAVIFLFMYGGPSHIDTFDYKPEMYGRDNQSIEVKTFGRGGHKNQGRLIEPRWKFKQYGECGKYVSDLFPNIAQHVDDISFLHSMTADSPIHGSAMLMMNSGKVLSGSPCLGSWVNYGLGTENQNLPGFVVMLDPKGGPISGAKNWSSGYMPASYQATVMRSKGDPILDLKPPQDISTAAQRKMLDSLREYNELHLAPRSDNSNLAARIASYELAFSMQAHAPEAVDLSQETEATQNLYGLDNPTSATFGRQCLLARRLVERGVRFIQIYSGGNHNDANWDAHTEMEANHNLHAAETDRPIAGLLTDLKNRGLLDSTLIVWGGEFGRQPTAEYAKGTGRDHNAYGFTTWLAGGGVKGGTSYGVTDELGAKAVENKLKVKDMHATVLHQMGLDPNRLSYFYGGLDQKLVGVEGAEPIHAILS